Proteins encoded together in one Chitinophaga varians window:
- a CDS encoding S46 family peptidase: MRKKLLVLLLLLSVSIKWAKADEGMWLPYLLGQQTYNDMVKKGLKLTKEQLYSINKASLKDAIVIFGGGCTGEIVSNEGLIFTNHHCGYGAIAAASSVEHNYLKNGFYAKNKQEEITSPMLSVQFLVKVEDVTKDVEAQLKGLSGADRTKKEQDAYAGIITKATTGTDYEAKVVPMFKGNQYLLFVYERFKDIRLVGTPPESVGKFGGDTDNWEWPRHTGDFSIFRVYASKDGKPAPYSKDNVPLKPKHFLPVSIKGVKENDYAMIFGYPGGTNRYETSYGIKLKNEVENPSLVNLRDVRLKAMMEQMVKDPAVKLQLASSYAGIANYWKFFDGETKQLKQHHVMEEKEKNEAAFAKWAQDKPEFANIMNDYAAAYKAWSPYAKHRVYLMEGVLGSPVAAYAASLMALEKALVTPGAPKDAVQQAAAAADKARTAFLESENKPSDQKILAATAHMFYNDVPKDQQPAGYFESVKSKFGSLEEDNTWKLWAASLMNNTIIFDDAKWKAFIANPDAVTLQNDPVFNYASTFIKNYGGKYQPLYTQFMMKNNDLGREYLKGIMQMQPNGNRYPDANFTMRLSYGQVKPYSPRDAVHYDYVTTMKGVIEKYVPGDYEFDLPANYVDLYNKKDFGQYKDAKRNDIVVGFITTNDITGGNSGSPVINANGELIGLAFDGNYEALSHKIQFDADYNRTICVDVRYVLWCIEKLGGAKNIINELKLVK, encoded by the coding sequence ATGAGAAAAAAACTACTGGTTTTGCTCTTGCTGCTTAGCGTTAGTATAAAATGGGCGAAAGCAGACGAGGGCATGTGGCTTCCTTATTTACTGGGCCAGCAGACCTACAATGACATGGTCAAAAAAGGCCTTAAACTAACCAAGGAACAGCTGTACAGCATCAACAAAGCATCCCTGAAAGATGCGATCGTGATCTTTGGGGGAGGCTGCACCGGTGAAATCGTAAGCAATGAAGGCCTTATCTTCACTAACCACCACTGCGGCTACGGCGCTATCGCTGCTGCCAGCTCAGTAGAACACAACTATCTCAAAAACGGTTTCTACGCAAAAAATAAACAGGAGGAAATCACTTCCCCCATGCTGTCTGTCCAGTTCCTCGTGAAAGTGGAAGACGTTACCAAAGATGTGGAAGCTCAGCTGAAAGGACTCAGCGGTGCCGACAGGACCAAAAAAGAACAGGACGCATATGCCGGTATTATCACCAAAGCGACCACCGGTACCGACTACGAAGCGAAAGTAGTACCTATGTTCAAAGGCAACCAATACCTCCTCTTTGTATACGAGCGCTTTAAAGACATCCGCCTGGTAGGTACTCCGCCTGAAAGCGTGGGTAAATTCGGCGGCGATACGGATAACTGGGAATGGCCCCGCCACACCGGCGACTTCTCCATTTTCCGTGTATATGCCTCTAAAGACGGTAAACCGGCACCTTACTCCAAAGATAACGTGCCCCTGAAGCCTAAACACTTCCTGCCGGTATCTATCAAAGGCGTGAAAGAAAATGATTACGCCATGATCTTCGGTTACCCCGGCGGCACCAACCGTTACGAGACTTCCTATGGCATCAAACTGAAAAATGAAGTGGAAAACCCGTCACTGGTGAACCTGCGCGATGTTAGGCTCAAAGCCATGATGGAGCAGATGGTGAAAGACCCGGCGGTAAAACTGCAACTGGCTTCTTCCTACGCCGGTATCGCCAACTACTGGAAATTCTTTGACGGCGAGACCAAACAGCTGAAACAGCACCACGTCATGGAAGAAAAAGAAAAAAATGAAGCTGCTTTCGCGAAATGGGCACAGGACAAACCTGAATTTGCCAATATCATGAACGACTACGCAGCTGCCTATAAAGCATGGTCTCCCTACGCCAAACATCGCGTATACCTCATGGAAGGCGTACTGGGTTCTCCGGTAGCCGCTTACGCAGCCTCCCTGATGGCACTCGAGAAAGCATTGGTAACGCCTGGCGCGCCGAAAGACGCCGTACAACAGGCCGCTGCTGCTGCTGATAAAGCACGTACGGCTTTCCTGGAAAGCGAAAATAAGCCCAGTGACCAGAAAATCCTGGCAGCTACTGCCCACATGTTCTACAACGACGTGCCCAAAGACCAACAGCCTGCCGGCTACTTTGAAAGCGTAAAAAGCAAATTCGGCAGCCTCGAGGAAGATAATACCTGGAAGCTCTGGGCAGCTTCCCTGATGAACAATACCATCATCTTCGATGACGCTAAATGGAAAGCTTTCATCGCCAACCCGGACGCGGTAACCCTGCAAAATGACCCGGTATTTAACTATGCCAGCACTTTCATTAAAAACTATGGCGGTAAATACCAGCCACTGTACACCCAGTTCATGATGAAAAACAATGACCTGGGCCGCGAATACCTGAAAGGCATCATGCAAATGCAGCCTAACGGTAACAGATATCCGGACGCCAACTTCACCATGCGCCTCTCTTATGGCCAGGTGAAACCGTACTCTCCACGCGATGCGGTACACTACGACTACGTGACCACCATGAAAGGTGTGATCGAGAAATATGTTCCGGGCGACTATGAATTTGATCTCCCGGCCAACTATGTAGACCTGTACAATAAAAAAGATTTCGGTCAGTATAAAGATGCCAAACGCAACGATATCGTAGTAGGCTTCATTACCACCAACGACATCACCGGTGGTAACTCCGGCTCTCCTGTGATCAACGCCAACGGTGAACTGATCGGTCTCGCGTTCGACGGCAACTACGAAGCGCTGAGCCACAAAATCCAGTTCGACGCTGATTACAACCGCACTATCTGCGTAGATGTACGCTATGTGCTGTGGTGCATCGAAAAACTGGGCGGTGCTAAAAATATCATCAATGAACTGAAGCTGGTAAAATAA
- a CDS encoding porin: protein MHKRSFQLFATFLCFFAGISLTYAVDRPVSDTTAKDTSSIKPGFLKKITLSGVFQARYTVSLNKDVDVNGTHQADAEKEVVRNSFSIKRARLQVKAQVSDRFQAGVLVNFADFASDPKGKVLENAFITYRWNDAINFTVGQFRPSFGLEDLYPVDIIQSMDFSNQYYAFGNNGWQSFQVGVSMFGSFRKNTQLPVKYAVSVVNGNNRNQVSDDDNGKLGSARLELGDMNKLSLGLNGGIGAVKRYSVYALGVDFSGVIPLAEKFDLQLQSEFKQGTNHRLFYGLADSLRKGPLSDYLMHGVYLLPNFRYKINYHKLTSIEVSMRYEYFNEDFRHSGNARRTYIPMVSLAFLKDYGGRIQLGMQIDNYDRDIPGTKTHNSNLMIVQVQCRI, encoded by the coding sequence ATGCATAAACGAAGTTTCCAACTGTTTGCCACTTTTCTGTGCTTTTTTGCGGGCATTTCCCTGACTTATGCAGTGGATAGGCCTGTCAGCGACACCACTGCCAAAGACACGTCTTCCATTAAACCCGGCTTTCTGAAAAAAATAACCCTGAGTGGCGTGTTTCAGGCGCGGTACACCGTTTCCCTCAATAAAGATGTGGACGTCAACGGCACCCATCAGGCCGATGCAGAGAAGGAAGTGGTGCGTAACAGCTTTAGTATCAAGCGCGCCAGGCTTCAGGTAAAAGCGCAGGTGAGCGATCGTTTTCAGGCAGGCGTGTTAGTCAACTTCGCGGATTTTGCCAGCGACCCCAAAGGAAAAGTGCTGGAGAACGCGTTTATTACCTATCGCTGGAATGACGCCATCAATTTTACAGTAGGCCAGTTCCGGCCATCCTTTGGCCTGGAAGACCTCTACCCGGTAGACATCATCCAGTCCATGGATTTCTCCAATCAATATTATGCCTTCGGGAACAACGGCTGGCAGAGTTTTCAGGTGGGCGTGTCCATGTTCGGCTCCTTCCGGAAAAACACCCAGCTTCCTGTGAAATATGCCGTCTCTGTTGTCAACGGGAATAACCGTAACCAGGTATCTGACGATGATAACGGCAAGCTGGGCTCCGCCCGGCTGGAATTGGGCGATATGAACAAACTCTCCCTGGGCCTCAACGGTGGTATTGGCGCAGTGAAACGATACAGCGTATATGCGTTGGGGGTAGACTTCAGTGGTGTGATACCGCTGGCAGAAAAGTTTGACCTGCAGCTGCAGTCGGAGTTTAAGCAGGGTACCAACCATCGTTTGTTTTACGGGCTGGCAGACAGTCTCCGTAAAGGGCCGTTGAGCGACTACCTCATGCATGGCGTCTACCTGCTGCCTAATTTCCGGTACAAAATCAACTATCATAAGCTCACCTCTATCGAGGTGTCTATGCGTTATGAATATTTTAACGAGGATTTTCGGCACAGCGGTAATGCGCGGCGTACCTACATCCCGATGGTGAGTCTGGCTTTCCTGAAAGATTATGGCGGACGCATACAGCTGGGGATGCAAATCGACAATTACGACCGGGATATTCCCGGAACGAAAACGCACAACAGCAACCTGATGATCGTACAGGTGCAGTGCAGAATATAA
- a CDS encoding anion permease, which yields MKEIKYLQLLITVIFGVVIWLIPPPAGVTPEAWHLLAIFLSTILGIILKAASMGTMSMLAITLVALSGVLAPGNPGKSITLALSSFGDKVIWLIGISFFIARGFIKTGLGKRIAYIFIRIFGKSSLGLAYGLGLADLVLAPAVPSNTARGGGIIYPIMKSMAMNFGSMPEDPATHRKLGGYLTLSSYNMNLITSSLFLTGTASNPMCQKFAKNLGIDITWMSWFAAALVPAALSILVVPYVLYKIYPPELKATGDAPAMAAEKLKEMGPVHKNEWLMLLAFVILLILWITGDLFGIDATTTALIGLVFLLLSQVLDWEDVRSEKGAWDTIVWFSALVMMASFLNSLGFIPWFSELIKKQVGGMQWLVAFPIIVLVYFYSHYIFASATAHVAAMYSAFLAVGISVGVPGTLLALVLGFCGGIFGTLTHYGHGPAPVFFGSTYVELKDWWKCGFILSIVYILLWMGLGAGWWKVLGIW from the coding sequence ATGAAAGAAATCAAGTATCTACAGTTGTTGATCACGGTCATTTTCGGCGTTGTTATCTGGCTGATACCCCCGCCGGCAGGCGTTACCCCTGAAGCCTGGCATCTGCTGGCCATTTTTCTGTCCACTATCCTCGGTATTATCCTGAAAGCGGCTTCCATGGGCACCATGTCCATGCTGGCCATTACGCTGGTAGCGCTGAGCGGTGTGCTGGCACCCGGGAATCCCGGCAAATCCATTACGCTGGCACTCAGTAGTTTCGGGGACAAAGTGATTTGGCTGATTGGTATTTCCTTTTTCATTGCCCGCGGGTTTATTAAAACCGGTCTGGGTAAACGTATCGCCTATATTTTTATCCGCATATTCGGTAAGAGTTCGCTGGGACTGGCTTATGGCCTGGGCCTGGCCGACCTGGTGCTGGCGCCGGCGGTGCCCAGCAACACCGCCAGGGGAGGAGGGATTATCTATCCCATTATGAAGTCCATGGCCATGAATTTTGGATCGATGCCGGAAGATCCTGCTACCCACCGTAAGCTCGGCGGCTATCTCACGCTGAGCAGCTACAATATGAACCTTATCACGTCTTCGTTGTTCCTTACGGGGACGGCGAGTAATCCCATGTGTCAGAAGTTCGCCAAAAACCTGGGCATCGATATTACCTGGATGTCGTGGTTTGCCGCTGCATTGGTGCCGGCGGCATTGTCCATCCTTGTGGTGCCTTATGTGCTGTATAAAATTTATCCACCGGAACTGAAAGCCACTGGCGATGCGCCGGCGATGGCGGCCGAAAAGCTGAAGGAGATGGGACCGGTACATAAAAACGAGTGGCTGATGCTACTGGCATTTGTGATACTGCTGATATTGTGGATCACGGGTGATCTGTTTGGAATTGACGCTACCACCACCGCCCTGATAGGACTGGTGTTTCTGTTATTGTCGCAGGTATTGGACTGGGAAGATGTAAGGTCCGAAAAAGGCGCCTGGGACACAATTGTATGGTTTTCTGCGCTGGTGATGATGGCCAGTTTCCTGAACTCGCTGGGCTTTATCCCCTGGTTCAGTGAGCTCATTAAGAAGCAGGTAGGTGGTATGCAGTGGCTGGTGGCGTTTCCCATCATTGTGCTGGTTTATTTCTATAGCCATTACATTTTCGCCAGTGCTACCGCGCATGTGGCGGCCATGTATTCCGCTTTCCTGGCGGTGGGTATTTCGGTAGGTGTGCCAGGCACGCTGCTGGCGCTGGTATTGGGTTTCTGCGGTGGTATTTTCGGTACGCTGACACACTATGGCCACGGACCAGCCCCGGTATTCTTCGGCAGCACTTATGTGGAGCTGAAAGACTGGTGGAAATGCGGATTTATATTAAGCATCGTGTATATCCTTCTCTGGATGGGCCTTGGTGCAGGATGGTGGAAAGTATTAGGCATCTGGTAA
- a CDS encoding succinate dehydrogenase cytochrome b subunit: protein MGQWTQKTLTRKNWMAFTGLFLCFFLIIHLLGNLQLLLPDEQAHLQFNAYSHLLSGNIIIKIISWVLYASIVAHVIYAMIITLTNKRSSDIKYHYDRRGEVSKWYTRNMGLLGTVIFVFLVIHFRDFWYVYKFGSLPLDAQGNKDLYKLVVAVYSETWYVLVYVLCMVALCYHLLHGFFSAARTLGIYHPRYVKWVRVMGWIYSVGICAGFALIPVYVHFLK from the coding sequence ATGGGTCAGTGGACGCAAAAAACATTAACCAGGAAAAACTGGATGGCATTTACAGGATTGTTCCTGTGCTTTTTTCTCATTATTCATTTGTTGGGAAACCTGCAACTGCTGTTGCCAGATGAGCAGGCGCACCTGCAGTTTAACGCCTATTCGCACCTCTTGTCAGGTAATATCATCATCAAAATAATTTCCTGGGTGCTATATGCAAGTATTGTCGCGCATGTGATATATGCAATGATTATAACGTTGACGAATAAACGATCATCAGATATTAAATATCATTATGACAGGCGCGGTGAAGTAAGCAAATGGTATACCCGTAATATGGGCCTGTTGGGGACGGTCATTTTTGTTTTTCTGGTGATCCATTTCCGTGATTTCTGGTATGTGTACAAGTTTGGCTCGCTGCCGCTGGACGCACAGGGAAACAAGGATTTATACAAATTGGTGGTGGCGGTGTACAGCGAAACATGGTATGTGCTGGTATACGTGCTTTGTATGGTGGCGCTTTGTTACCACCTGTTGCATGGTTTCTTCAGTGCCGCGCGGACGCTGGGTATTTATCATCCGCGTTATGTAAAATGGGTCAGGGTAATGGGCTGGATATACAGTGTGGGTATCTGTGCTGGTTTTGCGCTGATACCGGTTTATGTTCACTTCTTAAAATAA
- a CDS encoding fumarate reductase/succinate dehydrogenase flavoprotein subunit, with amino-acid sequence MLNAKIPEGPLEDKWRHYKEHAKLVNPANRKKLEVIVVGTGLAGSSIAASLGEMGYRVKTFCFQDTPRRAHSVAAQGGVNACKNYKNDGDNVFRMFYDTIKGGDFRAREANVYRLAECSASLIDQAVAQGVPFGREYGGYLNNRSFGGVQVSRTFYARGQTGQQLLLGAYQALMRQVHLGSVQLFARHEMLDLVTIDGKAKGIIVRNLDTGEIQRHGAHAVILATGGFGKIYYLSTLAMGCNGSAIWRAHKKGALMANPSWTQIHPTSLPQSGEYQSKLTLMSESLRNDGRIWVPKKEQEDRLPNQVPEEDRDYYLERRYPAFGNLSPRDIASRAAKERIDAGYGVGPLKNAVYLDFSKAIKDQGVGKIREKYGNLFRMYEKITGVDAYQEPMKISPAAHFSMGGLWVDYELMTTIPGLFALGEANFADHGANRLGANSLLQACVDGYFIAPYTLANYLADEIKTPATDVQHPAFDAAAKQVQDQLHLLKGIGGKLSADYFHKTLGKILYDKCGLSRSAEGLKQAIGEIKALRQQFYADLFIPGGLTINSELEKAGRVADYLELGELMCHDALTREESCGAHFRVEYQTPEGEAMRNDQDFAFISAWGWAGENQAPIWNKEPLTFEFVTPTVRSYK; translated from the coding sequence ATGCTGAATGCAAAAATACCGGAAGGGCCACTGGAAGATAAGTGGCGTCATTATAAAGAACATGCTAAGCTGGTCAACCCTGCCAACCGGAAGAAGCTGGAAGTGATTGTGGTGGGCACAGGACTGGCAGGCAGTTCCATTGCCGCTTCACTGGGGGAGATGGGATACCGGGTGAAAACATTCTGTTTCCAGGATACGCCGCGGCGGGCGCATTCCGTGGCGGCACAAGGCGGTGTGAATGCCTGTAAGAACTACAAAAACGACGGAGACAATGTGTTCCGCATGTTTTATGATACTATTAAGGGGGGCGATTTCCGCGCGCGGGAAGCCAATGTGTACCGGCTGGCAGAATGCAGTGCCAGCCTGATAGACCAGGCAGTAGCGCAGGGGGTGCCCTTCGGCCGGGAATACGGCGGATATCTCAATAACCGCTCCTTCGGCGGGGTGCAGGTATCGCGTACTTTTTACGCCCGTGGGCAGACCGGTCAACAGTTGCTGCTGGGCGCTTACCAGGCGCTGATGCGGCAGGTGCATCTTGGCTCGGTGCAGTTGTTTGCGCGGCATGAAATGCTGGACCTTGTAACGATCGATGGCAAGGCAAAAGGAATAATCGTCCGCAATCTTGATACCGGTGAAATACAACGTCACGGGGCACATGCGGTGATACTGGCCACCGGCGGCTTTGGAAAGATTTATTACCTGTCTACGCTGGCAATGGGCTGTAATGGCTCCGCTATCTGGCGGGCCCACAAGAAAGGCGCGCTGATGGCCAATCCCAGCTGGACACAGATCCATCCTACCAGTTTGCCGCAATCCGGCGAATACCAGTCCAAGCTTACGCTGATGTCGGAATCCCTGCGCAACGATGGCCGTATATGGGTACCTAAAAAAGAACAGGAGGACCGCTTGCCTAACCAGGTGCCGGAGGAAGACAGGGATTATTACCTGGAGCGCCGTTATCCTGCTTTTGGCAACCTGTCGCCGCGGGACATCGCTTCCCGTGCGGCGAAAGAACGTATTGATGCGGGCTATGGCGTAGGGCCGTTGAAGAATGCGGTATATCTCGATTTCTCAAAGGCGATTAAAGACCAGGGTGTTGGCAAGATCCGGGAGAAGTATGGCAACCTGTTCCGCATGTACGAAAAAATCACCGGCGTGGACGCCTATCAGGAGCCGATGAAAATTTCGCCGGCAGCGCATTTTTCCATGGGAGGTTTGTGGGTGGATTATGAACTGATGACCACCATCCCTGGTTTGTTTGCACTGGGAGAAGCAAATTTCGCTGATCACGGAGCCAACAGGCTGGGAGCTAATTCCCTGCTGCAGGCCTGCGTGGATGGGTACTTTATAGCGCCATACACGCTGGCCAATTATCTGGCAGATGAAATCAAAACACCGGCAACGGATGTTCAGCATCCGGCTTTTGATGCTGCGGCCAAACAGGTGCAGGACCAGCTGCATTTGCTGAAGGGTATCGGTGGTAAATTATCTGCTGATTATTTTCATAAAACGCTGGGCAAAATATTGTATGATAAATGTGGGTTGTCACGCTCCGCAGAAGGACTGAAGCAGGCAATCGGGGAGATAAAGGCGCTGCGGCAGCAGTTTTATGCCGACTTGTTTATTCCGGGTGGACTGACTATCAACAGCGAGTTGGAAAAAGCGGGCAGGGTGGCCGATTATCTTGAGCTGGGGGAGTTGATGTGCCATGATGCACTGACGCGGGAAGAGTCGTGCGGAGCGCATTTCCGGGTGGAATATCAGACACCCGAAGGGGAGGCCATGCGTAATGATCAGGATTTTGCTTTTATCTCCGCGTGGGGATGGGCTGGAGAAAACCAGGCGCCGATATGGAATAAAGAGCCGTTGACATTTGAATTTGTTACACCTACGGTAAGAAGCTATAAATAA
- a CDS encoding succinate dehydrogenase/fumarate reductase iron-sulfur subunit: MHIRLKIWRQENSQDTGKMQDYELADVNSDMSFLEMLDMLNEQLLEQGQRAIEFDHDCREGICGQCGVMINGRAHGPLKNTTTCQLHMRSFRDGETIYIEPFRATAFPVKCDLKIDRTAFDRVIQAGGYIAVNTGQAPEANSIPIGHPVAEAAFDAAACIGCGACVAVCKNSSAALFTSAKITHLALLPQGAVEAQERVRRMVGQMDAEGFGHCSNTEACEAECPQQISVLHIARMNWEYNKAQLLKK, translated from the coding sequence ATGCATATACGATTAAAAATATGGAGGCAGGAAAACAGCCAGGACACTGGCAAAATGCAGGATTATGAACTGGCGGACGTAAATTCCGACATGTCTTTTCTGGAGATGCTGGACATGCTGAATGAGCAGCTGCTGGAGCAGGGGCAGCGGGCCATTGAGTTTGACCATGATTGCCGCGAGGGGATCTGCGGGCAGTGTGGGGTGATGATCAACGGCCGTGCGCACGGGCCTTTAAAAAACACGACCACCTGTCAGCTGCATATGCGCAGTTTCCGGGATGGAGAGACTATTTACATAGAGCCGTTCCGGGCAACGGCTTTTCCGGTAAAATGTGACCTGAAAATAGACCGTACTGCATTTGACAGGGTGATACAGGCAGGAGGGTACATTGCTGTCAATACCGGCCAGGCGCCGGAGGCCAACAGTATCCCGATAGGGCATCCGGTAGCGGAGGCGGCGTTTGATGCGGCTGCCTGTATCGGGTGTGGCGCTTGTGTGGCAGTGTGTAAAAATTCCAGTGCGGCGTTGTTTACCAGTGCGAAGATCACACATCTGGCATTGTTGCCCCAGGGGGCTGTGGAAGCGCAGGAAAGGGTGCGCCGCATGGTAGGTCAGATGGATGCCGAAGGGTTCGGTCATTGCAGTAATACAGAAGCTTGTGAAGCAGAGTGCCCGCAACAGATTTCGGTGTTGCATATCGCCAGAATGAACTGGGAATACAACAAGGCGCAACTGCTGAAAAAATAG
- a CDS encoding IPT/TIG domain-containing protein, which produces MKHYNMFVVALMLLVVAMTACSPNQTKKETATVAGNAGNFLIIRGHGFSKEKAANKVIFGDVAAQVLRANADYLLVQVPEQKADTVQVVVAVGDKTSNAMLFEYNTTRKLVASVQNIAGVAY; this is translated from the coding sequence ATGAAACATTACAACATGTTTGTGGTGGCCCTTATGCTGCTGGTAGTAGCTATGACGGCCTGTTCCCCAAACCAGACGAAAAAAGAAACAGCTACAGTGGCCGGTAATGCCGGTAATTTTCTGATCATCAGAGGTCATGGATTTAGTAAAGAAAAAGCAGCTAACAAAGTGATCTTTGGCGATGTGGCAGCGCAGGTATTGCGTGCAAATGCCGACTATCTGCTGGTACAGGTACCAGAGCAGAAAGCAGACACTGTACAAGTGGTAGTAGCAGTAGGAGACAAAACCTCCAACGCGATGTTGTTTGAGTACAACACTACACGGAAGCTGGTAGCATCCGTGCAGAACATTGCCGGCGTGGCATATTAA
- a CDS encoding SGNH/GDSL hydrolase family protein: MKQLYYLLAFLILLSFLNGYSQTCTNPLKIVVLGSSTAWGNGVPVRDSAWTFHYRRYLKASHHPSDTVIILAKGGNTTHTLQANGTPPYTVSGNTFTVDTTCNITRAIALSPDAIIINIPNEDEARNFPMTVQVANLLALARQAALYNIPLWVATTQPRGNLGLAAGARLTQMKDSIVSYFGSKAIDFWTGLADNRGYILPAYNSGDDALLNSAGQRILFDRVVAMQLPQVLCTTAPAPPFRLSAFTVATAGQRLQLSWSTSEENSTVKFTIERSIDTISWIAVGNVNAAGNASTPRNYQFTDTTVALNQQYYYRLNMEATLNRHYYSNVAGGKVIYVPGSCNKPLRIVVLGSSTAWGNGLPDRDSAWVMRYNRYLKQQHNSADSIILMAFGSNTTQAIMPTGTPPYTVSGITYSVDTAHNITKAIALQADAIIINMPSNDEARNFPLSKQTANYLALKQEAALHHVPLWVATTQPRSNLGYAAALRLAQMKDTINLYFGDKAIDFWSGLAQPNGYILSEYNSGDDVHFNAAGHRVLFQRVVDKYIPAALCPDTSGPAPVMAAPEITHAGTGLATAGSSPLTIFPNPATSYVIIPTVNNAPFILEVYNAAGNRILSERRAGRTTLSVDGWAPGIYIIQLTCGRERYRHRLIKI; encoded by the coding sequence ATGAAACAGCTGTACTATTTGCTCGCCTTCCTTATTCTGTTATCATTTTTAAACGGCTATTCCCAAACCTGCACCAATCCCCTGAAGATCGTTGTGCTGGGCTCCTCCACCGCCTGGGGTAATGGCGTGCCGGTACGGGACAGCGCCTGGACATTCCACTACCGCCGCTATCTGAAGGCCTCCCATCATCCGTCTGATACGGTGATCATCCTCGCCAAAGGCGGTAATACCACGCATACCCTTCAGGCCAACGGAACGCCGCCATACACAGTGTCCGGCAACACCTTCACGGTAGACACCACCTGTAACATTACCCGCGCCATTGCGCTGTCGCCTGACGCCATTATCATCAACATCCCCAATGAAGATGAAGCACGCAACTTCCCCATGACCGTACAGGTGGCAAACCTGCTCGCCCTGGCCCGGCAAGCAGCGTTGTACAACATTCCGTTGTGGGTAGCCACCACACAACCACGCGGAAACCTCGGACTGGCCGCCGGCGCCCGCCTGACGCAAATGAAAGACAGCATCGTCAGTTACTTCGGCAGCAAAGCGATCGATTTCTGGACCGGACTGGCCGACAACAGAGGGTACATACTGCCGGCCTACAACAGCGGTGACGATGCCCTGCTGAATTCCGCCGGACAACGCATCCTGTTCGACAGAGTAGTAGCCATGCAGCTGCCGCAGGTGTTATGCACCACAGCCCCCGCCCCACCCTTTCGCCTGTCAGCTTTCACGGTGGCCACCGCAGGACAGCGGCTACAACTCTCCTGGAGCACCAGCGAAGAAAACAGTACGGTGAAATTTACCATCGAGCGCAGCATCGATACGATCAGCTGGATAGCTGTTGGCAATGTCAACGCAGCAGGTAACGCCTCCACACCACGCAATTACCAGTTCACCGATACCACTGTTGCGCTCAATCAGCAATACTATTACCGGCTTAATATGGAAGCCACGCTGAACCGCCACTACTACAGCAACGTTGCTGGCGGCAAAGTGATATATGTGCCCGGCAGTTGCAACAAACCACTGCGCATTGTAGTACTGGGTTCTTCGACGGCGTGGGGCAATGGCCTTCCGGACCGCGACAGCGCATGGGTAATGCGGTACAACCGTTATCTCAAACAACAGCATAACAGCGCAGACTCCATCATTCTGATGGCATTCGGCAGTAACACCACGCAGGCAATTATGCCCACCGGAACGCCGCCATACACGGTGTCCGGCATCACTTACAGCGTGGACACAGCGCATAATATCACGAAAGCCATTGCCCTGCAGGCGGATGCGATCATCATCAATATGCCTAGCAATGATGAAGCACGGAACTTTCCCCTGTCCAAACAAACCGCCAATTATCTCGCACTGAAGCAGGAGGCCGCACTGCATCACGTGCCGCTGTGGGTGGCCACCACACAACCCAGAAGCAATCTGGGCTATGCAGCAGCGCTACGGCTGGCGCAGATGAAAGACACCATCAACCTCTATTTCGGCGACAAAGCCATTGATTTCTGGAGCGGACTGGCACAGCCCAACGGGTACATCCTTTCCGAATACAATAGCGGTGATGATGTGCATTTTAACGCCGCAGGCCATCGCGTTTTGTTTCAGCGGGTGGTAGACAAATACATCCCTGCTGCCCTATGTCCTGACACCAGCGGTCCCGCGCCGGTAATGGCCGCGCCTGAAATCACCCATGCAGGAACCGGTCTTGCAACGGCAGGCAGCAGCCCCCTGACGATATTTCCCAACCCTGCCACCAGTTATGTAATAATACCGACGGTAAATAATGCACCTTTTATACTGGAAGTGTATAACGCGGCGGGCAACAGGATACTGAGCGAACGCCGTGCAGGAAGGACAACGCTGTCTGTGGACGGATGGGCGCCTGGCATATACATCATTCAGTTGACCTGTGGCCGCGAACGGTACCGTCACCGGTTGATAAAAATCTGA